A section of the Chryseobacterium ginsenosidimutans genome encodes:
- a CDS encoding DUF4241 domain-containing protein, which translates to MTHIENIKKLFSKSFVENPLLESFEVGKIYLSEGKLIACDPLITNDMKPFSVKFPKGDFSVLLHKERESNCVAYAEIIFSTAEVSKWEMATTEGQNLKDLAEGEVFGYPVESGMGCFMDVDTQSSLNELEQNLYRSKGVDFMGIYEEFFHEYFFDEKGAIDQYAFLKPSENHPGTIFAFETGYGEGFYASYIAYDKNSEPVKIITEFIEIS; encoded by the coding sequence ATGACACACATAGAAAACATAAAAAAACTATTCTCCAAAAGCTTTGTAGAAAATCCGTTGTTGGAAAGTTTTGAAGTTGGAAAAATTTATCTTTCCGAAGGAAAGCTGATAGCTTGTGATCCTTTGATTACAAATGATATGAAACCTTTTTCTGTCAAATTTCCGAAGGGTGATTTTTCTGTTTTATTGCACAAAGAAAGAGAAAGTAATTGTGTAGCATATGCCGAAATTATTTTCAGTACTGCTGAAGTTTCAAAATGGGAAATGGCGACCACGGAAGGACAGAATCTTAAAGATCTGGCTGAAGGAGAAGTTTTCGGATATCCCGTGGAAAGTGGAATGGGGTGTTTCATGGATGTTGATACACAAAGCAGTCTGAATGAATTGGAACAAAATCTGTATCGAAGCAAAGGTGTAGATTTTATGGGGATTTATGAAGAATTTTTCCATGAATATTTTTTTGATGAAAAAGGAGCAATCGATCAATATGCATTTTTAAAACCCTCAGAAAATCATCCTGGAACTATTTTTGCCTTTGAAACAGGATATGGAGAAGGTTTTTATGCAAGTTATATTGCCTATGATAAAAACAGCGAGCCGGTGAAAATAATAACTGAATTTATCGAGATTAGTTAA
- a CDS encoding valine--tRNA ligase, with translation MQISEKYNPQETEQKWYNYWLENKYFHSEPNDKPPYTVVIPPPNVTGILHMGHMLNNTIQDVLVRRARMQGFNACWVPGTDHASIATEAKVVAKLKSEGINKSDITREEFLKHAWEWTDKYGGTILEQLKKLGCSCDWDRTRFTMEESLSQQVIKSFVDLYNKGLIYRGYRMVNWDPEAKTNISDEEVIFKEQNGKLYFLKYQIEGSEEFLSVATTRPETIFGDTAVCINPNDERYAHLKGKKVIVPIVNRVVPIIEDEYVDIEFGTGALKITPAHDVNDYEIGQKHNLQMIDSLDDDGNLNDYGQHYAGKNRFDVRKQIAKELEEKDLLLKAEDYVNKVGTSERTGAVIEPKVSVQWFLKMADIAKPALDVVMDDEVKFYPEKFKNTYKHWMENIRDWNISRQLWWGQQIPAFYYGDGENDFVVAESITDALVLAKEKTGNQELAIENLRQDEDALDTWFSSWLWPMSVFDGLNDPDNKDINYYYPTSDLVTGPDIIFFWVARMIMAGLEYRKEVPFKNVYFTGIVRDKQRRKMSKSLGNSPDPLELMDKYGADGVRVGILLSSAAGNDLLFDEDLMLQGRNFMTKIWSAFRLINMWNHEDKPANIADNQAIEWFENKLNKTILEIDQQFEKFRISDALHLIYKLIWDDFCGLYLEAIKPNYGEGISKEVYGKTVYFFEELMKLLHPFMPFQSEEIWQLISERSIDEALMISQQKKAESSNEDIIKNFETATELISGVRNYRQTKGISPKEAVEFYTNANQFENEAVIKKLANVSDIHFGQKTDKPSFTFLVGSTEVSIPLSENLDLGEEKIKTEEEIKYLKGFLISVDKKLSNEKFVANAKPEVVEVERKKQKDAQDKIAILEEKLKSL, from the coding sequence ATGCAGATTTCAGAAAAGTACAATCCACAGGAAACAGAACAAAAGTGGTATAATTACTGGTTGGAAAACAAATACTTCCATTCAGAACCGAATGATAAGCCGCCTTACACTGTTGTTATTCCTCCACCAAACGTTACGGGGATATTACACATGGGGCATATGCTGAACAATACCATCCAAGATGTTCTGGTCCGCCGTGCAAGAATGCAGGGCTTTAATGCTTGTTGGGTTCCGGGAACAGATCACGCTTCAATTGCTACGGAAGCGAAGGTTGTTGCTAAACTGAAGTCTGAAGGAATCAATAAATCTGATATTACCCGTGAAGAATTTTTAAAACATGCTTGGGAATGGACCGATAAATATGGAGGAACAATCCTTGAGCAGTTGAAAAAGCTTGGTTGTTCTTGTGACTGGGACAGAACCCGCTTCACAATGGAAGAATCTCTTTCTCAGCAAGTAATTAAAAGTTTTGTTGATCTTTATAATAAAGGATTGATTTACAGAGGATACAGAATGGTAAACTGGGATCCGGAAGCAAAAACCAATATTTCTGACGAAGAAGTTATCTTTAAAGAGCAAAATGGAAAGTTATATTTCCTTAAATATCAAATCGAAGGTTCAGAAGAATTTCTTTCGGTAGCTACAACACGTCCTGAAACGATTTTTGGGGATACTGCAGTTTGTATCAATCCTAATGATGAGAGATATGCTCATTTAAAAGGTAAAAAAGTAATTGTACCTATTGTAAACAGAGTAGTTCCGATTATTGAAGACGAATATGTTGATATTGAATTTGGAACAGGAGCTTTGAAAATAACGCCTGCTCACGACGTTAATGACTACGAAATCGGACAAAAACACAATCTTCAGATGATTGATTCTTTGGATGATGACGGAAATTTAAACGATTACGGTCAACATTACGCCGGAAAAAACAGATTTGATGTAAGAAAGCAGATCGCAAAAGAATTAGAAGAAAAAGATCTTTTGTTAAAAGCAGAAGATTATGTAAATAAAGTAGGAACTTCGGAAAGAACAGGTGCAGTAATTGAACCTAAAGTTTCTGTTCAGTGGTTTCTGAAAATGGCTGACATTGCGAAACCGGCTTTGGATGTCGTAATGGATGATGAGGTGAAGTTCTATCCTGAAAAGTTTAAAAATACCTACAAACACTGGATGGAAAACATCCGTGATTGGAATATTTCCCGTCAATTATGGTGGGGACAACAGATTCCTGCATTCTATTATGGAGACGGAGAAAATGATTTTGTAGTTGCAGAAAGCATCACTGATGCTCTTGTTTTGGCTAAAGAAAAAACAGGAAATCAGGAATTAGCAATTGAAAATTTAAGACAAGATGAAGATGCTCTTGATACCTGGTTTTCATCATGGTTGTGGCCAATGTCTGTTTTTGACGGTCTGAATGATCCTGATAATAAAGACATCAATTATTATTATCCAACTTCAGACTTGGTAACAGGTCCGGATATTATTTTCTTCTGGGTTGCCAGAATGATCATGGCAGGATTGGAATACAGAAAAGAAGTTCCGTTCAAAAATGTTTATTTTACTGGTATTGTAAGAGATAAGCAAAGAAGAAAGATGTCAAAATCTTTAGGAAATTCACCGGATCCGTTAGAATTGATGGATAAATATGGTGCAGATGGTGTTCGTGTAGGCATTTTATTAAGTTCTGCAGCTGGAAATGATCTTCTTTTTGATGAAGATTTGATGCTTCAGGGAAGAAATTTCATGACGAAAATCTGGAGTGCTTTCCGATTGATCAATATGTGGAATCATGAAGATAAACCAGCAAATATTGCAGATAACCAAGCTATTGAATGGTTTGAGAATAAATTAAATAAAACAATTTTAGAAATCGATCAGCAATTCGAGAAATTCAGAATTTCTGATGCCTTGCATTTGATATATAAATTAATTTGGGATGATTTCTGTGGATTGTATCTTGAAGCAATCAAACCAAATTATGGAGAAGGTATTTCTAAGGAAGTTTATGGGAAAACGGTTTATTTCTTTGAAGAATTAATGAAGTTATTACATCCGTTCATGCCTTTCCAATCAGAAGAAATTTGGCAGTTGATCTCTGAGAGAAGTATTGATGAGGCATTGATGATTTCTCAGCAGAAAAAAGCTGAATCATCCAATGAAGATATTATTAAAAATTTCGAAACTGCAACAGAATTGATTTCTGGAGTTAGAAATTACCGTCAGACAAAAGGTATTTCTCCAAAAGAAGCTGTGGAATTTTATACAAATGCAAATCAGTTTGAAAACGAAGCAGTTATCAAAAAGCTGGCAAATGTTTCTGATATTCACTTTGGACAGAAAACGGATAAACCTAGCTTTACATTCTTGGTGGGATCAACGGAAGTTTCAATTCCTTTAAGTGAAAACTTAGATTTAGGAGAAGAAAAAATCAAGACGGAAGAAGAAATAAAATATTTAAAAGGATTTTTAATTTCTGTTGACAAAAAGCTTTCTAATGAAAAGTTTGTTGCCAACGCAAAACCTGAAGTGGTGGAAGTTGAGCGCAAAAAACAAAAAGATGCGCAGGACAAGATTGCAATTTTAGAAGAAAAGCTGAAAAGTTTATAA
- a CDS encoding alpha/beta hydrolase family protein gives MENLALKTQNDISIIAHLFLPEKSNNKLLLINSATGVKQHIYFSFAQYFSEKGFTVLTYDYRGIGLSKPKKMKGFNASMRIWGSKDYKTLTDYIKTNFIDYQKYCLGHSLGALILGMNKDSEMFEEFIFVGTQNAFVGNLKFKTKIEAYLGFGIAQPLTTALLGYFPGNWFGLGESLPKNCAYDWRTLILNRKSTNGLLEKIDDYSKKLTQKVFVIRAEDDVWLTEKGVKSLLNDTYPNLKPTYRLVKTSESEKGEIGHVNFFRSYNKSLWNIILNELI, from the coding sequence ATGGAAAATTTGGCTTTAAAAACTCAGAATGATATTTCAATCATCGCTCATCTTTTTTTACCGGAAAAAAGTAATAATAAACTGTTATTGATTAATTCTGCAACAGGAGTGAAACAACATATTTATTTTTCTTTTGCCCAATATTTTTCTGAAAAAGGATTTACGGTTCTTACCTACGATTATCGCGGAATCGGGCTTTCAAAACCAAAGAAGATGAAGGGCTTCAATGCTTCCATGAGAATTTGGGGATCGAAAGATTATAAAACGTTAACCGATTATATTAAAACTAATTTTATTGATTATCAAAAATATTGCCTTGGGCATTCATTAGGAGCATTAATTTTGGGGATGAACAAAGATTCTGAAATGTTCGAAGAGTTTATTTTCGTTGGAACTCAAAATGCTTTTGTCGGAAATTTAAAGTTTAAAACAAAAATTGAAGCTTATCTAGGTTTCGGAATTGCCCAGCCTTTAACTACCGCATTGTTAGGATATTTTCCAGGAAATTGGTTCGGACTCGGAGAAAGTCTTCCAAAAAATTGTGCATATGACTGGAGAACCTTAATTTTAAACAGGAAATCAACTAATGGTTTGTTAGAGAAAATAGATGATTATTCTAAGAAATTAACCCAGAAAGTGTTTGTGATTCGGGCAGAAGATGATGTCTGGCTGACTGAAAAAGGAGTGAAAAGCCTGCTGAATGATACTTATCCGAATCTTAAACCGACCTACAGATTAGTCAAAACTTCCGAGTCGGAAAAAGGGGAAATCGGGCATGTTAATTTTTTTAGAAGTTACAATAAAAGTCTCTGGAATATTATTTTAAACGAATTGATATAA
- the rpoN gene encoding RNA polymerase factor sigma-54 yields MLKQHLQLKLGQKLAPQQIQLMKLIQLHTLEFEEELERELEENPALEIAKEESKEDDYAALEDSYENEGTESIETDFDVDQYLYDDEPSYKTTSSNYSSDDEEFDNESLLTEGQSLYDYLLEQIHLANINKEDIKIAEYLIGNLDTDGYLRREIKSIVDDLAFSQGIYTTIENVEDILENYVQKLDPPGVGARGLQECLLLQIEKKVSSDKAVSLAANILRHQFDALTNKHYNKIIQKYDIEEEDLKDALDEISKLSPKVGGNFDTQTITINQEIIPDFVIQVKDGMVIPMLNSKNAPTLRVSEEYKDILTTYSHDKNSSEHKQAALFIKQKLDAAKWYIDAINQRQNTLLQTITAIVKFQKEYFITGDEKSLRPMILKDIADITGFDISTISRVVKSKYADTSNGILYLKDLFSDSLTNDDGEEVSTKEIKNHLQEVISKENKRKPLTDDALVVILKEQGYNIARRTIAKYREQLNIPVARLRKEL; encoded by the coding sequence ATGCTTAAACAACACTTACAACTCAAATTAGGACAGAAGTTGGCTCCTCAGCAGATCCAGTTGATGAAGTTGATTCAGCTTCATACTTTGGAATTTGAAGAGGAATTGGAAAGAGAGTTAGAAGAGAATCCGGCATTGGAAATTGCAAAAGAAGAATCTAAGGAAGATGATTATGCTGCACTTGAAGATTCTTATGAAAACGAGGGTACGGAAAGCATTGAAACCGATTTTGATGTTGACCAATATCTTTACGACGACGAGCCAAGCTATAAAACTACATCCAGTAATTATTCTTCGGACGACGAGGAATTTGATAATGAAAGCCTTTTAACGGAAGGTCAGTCTTTATACGATTATCTTTTGGAGCAGATTCATCTTGCAAATATTAATAAAGAAGATATAAAAATTGCAGAATATCTTATCGGGAATCTTGATACTGATGGATATTTGAGAAGAGAGATTAAATCTATTGTTGATGATTTGGCCTTTTCTCAGGGGATTTATACCACAATAGAAAATGTTGAGGATATTCTTGAAAATTATGTACAGAAGCTAGATCCTCCCGGAGTAGGGGCTAGAGGTTTGCAAGAATGCCTTCTATTGCAAATTGAAAAGAAAGTAAGTTCTGATAAAGCAGTTTCACTGGCTGCAAATATTTTGAGACATCAGTTTGATGCTCTTACCAATAAACATTATAATAAGATCATTCAGAAATATGATATTGAAGAAGAAGATCTGAAAGATGCGTTAGATGAAATTTCAAAATTGTCTCCAAAAGTTGGTGGAAATTTTGATACTCAGACAATTACTATTAATCAGGAAATTATTCCGGATTTTGTAATCCAGGTGAAAGACGGAATGGTGATTCCTATGCTAAATAGCAAAAATGCACCGACTTTAAGAGTTTCTGAAGAATATAAAGATATTTTAACAACCTATTCTCACGATAAAAATTCTTCCGAACACAAACAGGCGGCCTTATTTATCAAACAAAAATTAGATGCTGCTAAATGGTATATTGATGCGATTAATCAACGTCAGAATACTTTGCTGCAGACAATTACGGCTATCGTGAAATTCCAGAAAGAGTATTTTATTACAGGTGACGAAAAGTCCTTAAGACCGATGATTTTGAAGGATATTGCAGATATTACAGGCTTTGATATCTCTACAATTTCGAGGGTAGTAAAAAGTAAATATGCTGATACATCAAACGGGATTCTTTATCTGAAAGATTTATTTTCTGATAGTTTGACGAATGACGACGGGGAAGAGGTTTCTACCAAAGAAATTAAAAATCATCTTCAGGAAGTCATCAGTAAAGAAAATAAGAGAAAACCATTGACGGACGACGCTCTTGTTGTTATCTTAAAAGAACAGGGATATAATATTGCAAGAAGAACGATTGCAAAATATCGTGAACAGCTTAATATTCCCGTTGCAAGACTAAGAAAAGAACTTTAA
- a CDS encoding DUF1573 domain-containing protein, translating to MKKLIAGIALFGTFALASAQTITFDKTTFDYGTVKPSSDGIRFFTVTNTGDKPLVLSNVKASCGCTTPEFSTDPIMPGKSAKIKVGYNTGINGGFNKMIEVFSNDPANSRSVIYIKGNVDPNAPDPKPLTPEELKAKAKADKAEAKAAKKAAKIAAKK from the coding sequence ATGAAAAAATTAATCGCAGGAATTGCGTTATTTGGGACATTTGCATTAGCATCTGCACAAACTATTACATTTGATAAAACGACTTTCGACTACGGTACTGTAAAGCCTAGTTCTGACGGAATCAGATTTTTCACAGTAACGAACACCGGTGATAAGCCTTTGGTTCTTTCAAACGTAAAAGCATCTTGTGGATGTACAACTCCTGAATTCAGCACTGATCCTATTATGCCGGGAAAATCTGCTAAAATCAAAGTTGGATACAACACTGGTATCAATGGTGGATTCAACAAAATGATCGAAGTATTTTCTAACGACCCTGCAAACAGCAGAAGCGTAATCTACATCAAAGGAAACGTAGATCCAAATGCTCCAGATCCGAAACCATTAACTCCCGAAGAGCTAAAAGCTAAAGCTAAAGCTGACAAAGCTGAAGCAAAAGCCGCTAAGAAGGCCGCAAAAATAGCTGCGAAAAAGTAA
- a CDS encoding PPK2 family polyphosphate kinase, producing the protein MDTNFSDDFLVKGKFSIKKTSTKYEGKLTKEEGIQLLIQEKEKLRELQEKLYADGSKSLLVVLQAMDAAGKDSLIEHVFGGVNPQGCNVTSFKTPSSREYSHDFLWRHYLALPQKGMIGIFNRSHYESVLVCKVHPEYNLSEKTWKSVKDFDDKFWKNRYESIKNFEKHLAQNGTTVVKIFLNVSKDEQKKRLIDRINEQEKNWKFSAADLPERALFDKYMECYEAAINETSKDDAPWYVLPADNKWFARVAAIQIIIDTLEKMDLKYPQLSEKDRVELQDSKKQLEGEK; encoded by the coding sequence ATGGACACCAATTTTTCAGATGATTTTTTAGTTAAAGGAAAATTTTCGATAAAAAAAACTTCAACAAAATACGAAGGAAAACTTACTAAGGAAGAAGGAATACAATTACTAATTCAGGAAAAAGAAAAACTTCGTGAGCTTCAGGAAAAATTGTATGCCGATGGAAGCAAATCTCTTCTTGTAGTACTTCAGGCAATGGATGCAGCAGGAAAAGACAGTTTAATTGAGCATGTTTTCGGAGGGGTAAATCCACAAGGCTGTAATGTAACGAGCTTTAAAACGCCAAGTTCCAGAGAATATTCTCATGATTTTTTGTGGAGACATTATCTGGCTTTACCTCAAAAAGGAATGATCGGGATTTTCAACCGTTCTCATTATGAAAGTGTATTGGTGTGCAAAGTTCATCCTGAATATAATTTAAGTGAAAAAACCTGGAAATCCGTAAAAGATTTTGATGATAAATTTTGGAAAAACCGATACGAAAGCATTAAAAATTTTGAAAAACACCTTGCTCAAAACGGAACAACCGTTGTAAAGATATTTCTAAACGTTTCAAAAGACGAACAAAAGAAAAGACTTATCGACCGAATCAACGAGCAGGAAAAAAACTGGAAATTCTCAGCCGCCGACCTTCCGGAAAGAGCTTTATTCGATAAATATATGGAATGCTATGAAGCTGCCATTAACGAAACTTCGAAAGATGATGCACCTTGGTATGTACTTCCGGCAGATAATAAATGGTTTGCAAGAGTGGCAGCAATACAGATCATTATTGACACTTTAGAGAAAATGGATCTGAAGTACCCTCAGCTTTCTGAGAAAGACAGAGTAGAATTACAAGATTCTAAAAAACAATTGGAAGGAGAAAAGTAG
- a CDS encoding beta-carotene 15,15'-monooxygenase produces MPEFDLDSLKKTWQEQPVQEKYDNSEILQMLNRKSRNYVKYIFWISVAEFIFFSVLGLFYIIQGKESNSFISILEKLGARKTTELEGSLDNIYVVLKIMSLSITAYFVYKFYQNYKKIKIEENLKKLILKIIQFKKTVNAFILINILLLIAFTSIFTVFVFYILNTQNIEVTNSALTGFVLAIIISTVLAVLLIWLYYKLVYGIIMRKLDRNLKQLKEIDSQEI; encoded by the coding sequence ATGCCTGAATTTGATTTAGACAGCTTAAAAAAAACATGGCAGGAACAGCCTGTTCAAGAGAAATACGACAACTCTGAAATCCTTCAGATGCTGAACCGTAAATCGCGTAATTATGTGAAATATATTTTCTGGATCAGTGTTGCAGAGTTTATTTTTTTTTCCGTTTTGGGGTTATTTTATATCATCCAAGGAAAAGAATCTAATAGCTTTATTAGTATTTTGGAAAAATTAGGCGCAAGAAAAACGACAGAACTTGAAGGTTCTTTAGACAATATCTATGTGGTATTGAAAATTATGAGCCTGTCTATTACTGCTTATTTTGTATATAAATTTTATCAAAACTACAAGAAGATAAAAATTGAAGAAAATTTAAAAAAATTAATACTTAAAATCATTCAGTTTAAGAAAACAGTGAATGCCTTTATTCTAATCAATATTCTTTTATTAATCGCCTTTACCTCTATTTTTACAGTATTCGTATTCTATATTTTGAATACTCAAAATATTGAGGTGACCAATTCTGCACTTACAGGTTTTGTCCTAGCAATAATCATTAGCACTGTATTAGCTGTACTTTTGATCTGGCTTTATTACAAACTCGTCTATGGAATTATCATGAGAAAACTTGATCGGAACCTGAAACAACTGAAAGAAATAGATTCTCAGGAAATTTAA
- a CDS encoding PfkB family carbohydrate kinase, which yields MKFSSEQPKIIVVGSSSIDLVLETEKVPCQNETVIAHNSESYFGGKGANQAVGAARLGASVYFIGCVGMDPLGQQIMRNMVSENVNVGFVYETDQEATGTAYVTTSEGNAAIVVVPAANNYLSIEHVEAADKYFHTADLVLLQLEVSMKVIEYAIKKAKKYGKKIGLYASPAQRLNDNIVDNVDFIIVKSNELHIVFGEDQTEDILKKYFNKVFVRDDINSTVYFDGTEMKYCRHDKDRTVHKMGMGDAFTSGFAVALCHGNSIEECVNFGNEVSARVSSKKGSQTGLPRVSDFFS from the coding sequence ATGAAATTCTCATCAGAACAGCCAAAAATCATCGTTGTAGGCAGCTCATCGATTGATCTTGTTTTAGAAACTGAAAAAGTTCCGTGTCAAAATGAGACCGTTATCGCTCATAATTCCGAGAGCTATTTCGGAGGTAAAGGAGCAAATCAGGCTGTCGGAGCAGCAAGATTGGGAGCAAGCGTATATTTTATTGGGTGCGTGGGCATGGACCCGCTTGGTCAACAGATTATGAGGAATATGGTCAGCGAAAATGTGAATGTAGGTTTTGTTTATGAAACAGATCAGGAGGCTACAGGAACCGCTTATGTCACGACTTCAGAAGGAAATGCAGCAATAGTTGTCGTTCCCGCTGCCAACAATTATCTGAGTATTGAGCATGTAGAAGCTGCAGACAAATATTTTCACACTGCAGATCTCGTTCTTCTTCAGCTGGAAGTTTCAATGAAAGTGATTGAATATGCAATTAAAAAAGCCAAGAAATATGGTAAAAAGATTGGATTATATGCTTCCCCTGCACAAAGATTAAACGACAATATTGTAGATAATGTAGATTTTATTATTGTAAAAAGTAATGAGCTGCACATTGTTTTTGGAGAAGATCAGACAGAAGATATTCTTAAAAAGTATTTCAATAAGGTTTTTGTAAGGGATGATATTAATTCGACGGTATATTTCGACGGAACGGAAATGAAATACTGTAGGCACGATAAAGACAGAACTGTTCATAAGATGGGAATGGGAGATGCCTTCACATCAGGATTTGCCGTAGCCTTATGTCATGGAAATTCTATTGAAGAATGCGTGAATTTCGGAAATGAGGTTTCTGCAAGGGTTTCCTCCAAAAAAGGTTCGCAAACAGGTCTTCCCAGAGTTTCAGACTTTTTTTCATAA
- the asnS gene encoding asparagine--tRNA ligase — protein MKKQTIKEILQDYKKVLHHDITVYGWVRTFRANRFIALNDGSTINNLQIVVDFENFDEEIISKISTASSLKVIGEVVESQGAGQAVEIIAKKIIILGDNFTEERDKTILQPKKHSLEVLRDQAHLRFRTNLFGAVFRVRHAVSFAVHSFFNKNQFFYINTPIVTGADAEGAGEMFGVTNFDLNNIPRDEQGDIDFAQDFFGKKTNLTVSGQLEGETAAMGLGRIYTFGPTFRAENSNTTRHLAEFWMIEPEVAFNNLEDNIDLAEDFLKYVIQYVLDNCKDDLDFLDKRFEEEQKTKAEKDRAKEGLIEKLENVIAKRFKRVSYTEAIEILMNSKENKKGKFQYPVESWGTDLQSEHERFLVEKHFESPVVLFDYPKEIKAFYMKLNDDNKTVAAMDVLFPGIGEIIGGSEREARLDVLKQKMADMHVDEHELWWYLDTRKFGSVPHAGFGLGLERLVLFVTGMTNIRDVIPFPRTPKNAEF, from the coding sequence ATGAAAAAGCAGACAATTAAGGAAATCCTACAGGATTACAAGAAGGTATTACATCATGACATTACGGTTTACGGTTGGGTAAGAACGTTCCGTGCAAATCGCTTTATAGCGCTTAATGATGGTTCTACAATTAATAATTTGCAGATAGTTGTTGATTTCGAAAATTTTGACGAAGAAATTATCAGTAAAATAAGTACTGCCTCTTCTTTGAAAGTAATAGGGGAAGTCGTTGAAAGCCAGGGAGCAGGACAGGCCGTTGAAATTATCGCAAAAAAGATCATCATTTTAGGAGATAATTTTACGGAAGAAAGAGATAAAACGATTCTTCAGCCTAAAAAACACTCATTAGAAGTTTTAAGAGATCAGGCTCATTTAAGATTCAGAACCAATTTGTTTGGAGCTGTTTTCAGAGTACGTCACGCAGTGAGTTTTGCCGTGCATTCATTCTTTAATAAAAATCAGTTTTTTTATATCAACACGCCGATTGTTACGGGAGCTGATGCAGAAGGAGCTGGTGAGATGTTTGGTGTAACAAACTTTGATTTGAACAATATCCCTAGAGATGAGCAGGGAGATATTGACTTTGCTCAGGATTTCTTTGGTAAAAAAACAAACTTAACGGTTTCAGGGCAGCTTGAAGGCGAAACTGCAGCGATGGGATTGGGAAGAATTTATACTTTCGGACCGACTTTCCGTGCTGAAAATTCAAATACGACAAGACACCTTGCGGAATTCTGGATGATCGAGCCGGAAGTTGCTTTCAACAACCTTGAGGACAACATCGATTTGGCGGAAGATTTCTTAAAATATGTGATTCAATATGTCTTGGATAACTGTAAAGATGATCTTGATTTCTTAGACAAGCGTTTTGAAGAGGAACAGAAAACAAAAGCTGAAAAAGACAGAGCAAAAGAAGGGTTGATCGAAAAGCTTGAAAATGTTATTGCTAAACGTTTCAAACGTGTAAGCTATACAGAAGCTATCGAGATCTTAATGAACTCAAAAGAAAATAAAAAAGGGAAATTCCAGTATCCTGTTGAAAGTTGGGGAACCGATCTTCAGTCTGAGCACGAAAGATTCTTGGTTGAAAAACATTTCGAAAGTCCGGTAGTTTTATTTGATTATCCAAAAGAAATCAAAGCATTCTACATGAAATTGAATGACGACAACAAAACGGTTGCGGCAATGGATGTTCTTTTCCCAGGAATCGGAGAAATTATTGGAGGATCAGAAAGAGAAGCAAGACTGGATGTTTTAAAACAGAAAATGGCAGATATGCATGTTGATGAGCACGAACTTTGGTGGTATCTTGATACCAGGAAATTCGGTTCTGTACCACATGCCGGATTTGGTTTAGGACTGGAAAGATTGGTGCTTTTCGTAACAGGAATGACGAATATCAGAGATGTGATTCCTTTCCCAAGAACACCGAAAAACGCTGAGTTTTAG
- a CDS encoding RNA polymerase sigma factor — protein MASKEKEFAQLIKDNQGLIIKVSRLYTNSLEDEEDLFQEIVLQLWRSYDSFKGNSKISTWMYRVALNTAITLFRKKSKSLPTNELDINHADFIEDDDEKQQQVSLLYTVIKTLPNVERAIVMMYLDDLPYKDIAENLGITEVNARVKMNRLKKTLKEQMEKYA, from the coding sequence TTGGCTTCGAAGGAAAAAGAGTTTGCGCAGCTTATTAAGGATAATCAGGGACTGATTATTAAGGTTTCGCGTCTTTATACCAATTCTTTGGAGGATGAAGAAGATCTTTTTCAGGAGATTGTTTTACAGCTTTGGAGAAGTTACGATTCATTTAAAGGAAATTCTAAAATTTCTACCTGGATGTACCGTGTCGCATTAAATACAGCCATTACCCTTTTCAGAAAAAAAAGCAAAAGCCTACCTACTAATGAGTTAGATATCAATCATGCAGATTTTATCGAAGATGATGATGAAAAACAGCAACAGGTATCACTTTTGTATACTGTAATAAAGACTCTTCCCAACGTAGAAAGAGCAATCGTAATGATGTATCTGGATGATTTGCCTTACAAGGATATTGCAGAAAACCTCGGGATTACCGAAGTAAATGCACGTGTGAAAATGAACAGATTAAAGAAAACCCTTAAAGAACAGATGGAGAAATATGCCTGA